The region TTCTCTTCAGCTTTCAGCTTCAAAGCCAGCTTATTGATGAATGCCGGCGGAATCAGTGTTGAGAGAATAATTACCAGGATAATAGTTGAGAACACACTGTCAGGAATAGCACCAAGTGCTTTTCCGGTAGCGGCAAAGATCAAACCGACCTCACCCCGCGGAATCATAGAGACACCGACAAAGAGTTTCTGCAAACGATTACCTTCTGCTGCAATACCTGCTACCAGTTTACCGACGATGGCAACAATTGTCAGAGCCACACCGGTAATATACACGGCCGGATTAAGCAATGATCCTGCATCTACCATAAGTCCTGTGAAAACGAAGAATATCGGGATAATAAGCATTCCGATGTTCTTGATAAGTTCTTCAACATGAGCATGCTGATGTTTGTGAATCAGATGATCAATTTTTTCTTTTTCTGCTTTATCAAATCCGCGCAGTTTTTTCAGATCATAAGCAATTTCGGGAAGATTGAACGAATTGAAATGAACCTGATCGAGTACAAGACCTGCGGCAAATGCACCGACGATCGGGGCAAGTCCGACTAGAGATGCCAGATAGGCATAGACCAATGCAAATGTGAGTGCGAGTGCAAGCTTCATACCTGTTCCGGTATTGACCATTGAGAACACTTTCGACAGTGTTTTGGCAAGAACGTCACCAAGAGCAACAGCAGCACCGAGGAATACCACGGCCT is a window of Candidatus Roizmanbacteria bacterium DNA encoding:
- a CDS encoding cation:proton antiporter, which translates into the protein MALLPYILSLGVFLIVPLVAFASGAPVEEGAAEAPISLTFLFLAILLIAAKFGGIIERYGQPSVVGELLAGIALSIAGYFGFHLIEEIRHNISMEFFAELGAVLLLFQIGLESNIGQMKKVGTRALMVAVIGVIAPFAMGTFVVGPMLFPGLEQVTYLFIGAAMVATSVGITASVYQSVGVLKMKASQTVLGAAVIDDVLGLLVLAVVSAIASGGDVTPAFIMELTLKAVVFLGAAVALGDVLAKTLSKVFSMVNTGTGMKLALALTFALVYAYLASLVGLAPIVGAFAAGLVLDQVHFNSFNLPEIAYDLKKLRGFDKAEKEKIDHLIHKHQHAHVEELIKNIGMLIIPIFFVFTGLMVDAGSLLNPAVYITGVALTIVAIVGKLVAGIAAEGNRLQKLFVGVSMIPRGEVGLIFAATGKALGAIPDSVFSTIILVIILSTLIPPAFINKLALKLKAEEK